One Brassica oleracea var. oleracea cultivar TO1000 chromosome C7, BOL, whole genome shotgun sequence genomic window carries:
- the LOC106305103 gene encoding auxin-responsive protein SAUR20-like has protein sequence MGLGRFAITNATKQILKLNRNRTSSDHVPKGHMAVYVGEQIEKERKRFVVPISFLNDPSFREFLSRAEEEFGFNHPMGGLTIPCREEVFLDLIASRFQ, from the coding sequence ATGGGGCTGGGACGTTTTGCGATCACAAATGCAACAAAACAGATATTGAAGCTAAACAGAAACCGAACATCATCGGATCATGTCCCTAAAGGGCATATGGCAGTGTACGTTGGAGAACAGATAGAAAAGGAGAGGAAGAGATTTGTTGTTCCAATTTCGTTTCTAAATGATCCTTCCTTCAGAGAGTTCCTTAGTCGAGCAGAGGAAGAGTTTGGATTCAATCATCCAATGGGAGGCTTGACCATTCCTTGTAGAGAAGAAGTGTTTCTTGATCTCATCGCTTCTCGGTTTCAATAA
- the LOC106304785 gene encoding type III polyketide synthase B-like, translated as MGSIDATELASEKKPNPGKATILAIGKAFPHQLVMQEYLVDGYFKTTNCDDPELKQKLTRLCKTTTVKTRYVVMSEEILTKYPEIAIEGGSTVKQRLDICNDAVTEMAVEASRSCIKNWGRSVSDITHLVYVSSSEARLPGGDLFLAKGLGLSPETHRVLLYFVGCSGGVAGLRVAKDIAENNPGSRVLLATSETTIIGFKPPSKDRPYDLVGVALFGDGAGAMIIGSDPDPVSEKPLFELHTAIQNFLPDTEKTIDGRLTETGINFTLSRELPQIIEDNVESFCKKLIGKAGLADKDYNQMFWAVHPGGPAILNRMEKRLNLSPEKLSPSRRSLMDYGNASSNSIVYVLEYMLEESRKSRSMSGSENEWGLILAFGPGVTFEGIVARNLDV; from the exons ATGGGGAGCATTGATGCCACGGAGTTAGCTTCAGAGAAGAAACCAAACCCTGGGAAAGCGACCATTCTTGCTATTGGAAAAGCCTTTCCTCACCAGCTAGTGATGCAAGAGTACTTGGTCGATGGCTACTTCAAAACCACAAACTGTGACGACCCTGAACTCAAACAGAAGCTTACTCGCCTCTGCAAGACAACCACGGTGAAGACAAGGTACGTTGTAATGTCAGAGGAGATACTAACAAAGTATCCAGAAATCGCCATCGAAGGAGGATCCACCGTGAAGCAGCGTCTGGACATATGCAACGACGCTGTAACCGAAATGGCAGTGGAAGCTTCAAGATCCTGCATCAAAAACTGGGGCCGTTCTGTTTCCGACATAACTCACCTTGTTTATGTCTCTTCAAGCGAAGCTCGTCTTCCTGGAGGCGACCTGTTCTTAGCCAAAGGGCTTGGTCTCAGCCCCGAGACGCACCGTGTTCTGCTCTACTTTGTCGGCTGCTCTGGAGGCGTTGCTGGTCTCCGTGTAGCCAAAGACATAGCCGAGAACAATCCGGGGAGTCGAGTCTTGCTTGCCACGTCAGAGACGACCATCATTGGTTTCAAACCCCCGAGTAAAGATAGACCGTATGATCTTGTTGGTGTCGCGTTGTTTGGTGATGGAGCCGGAGCTATGATCATCGGGTCTGATCCAGACCCGGTTAGTGAGAAGCCACTCTTTGAGCTTCACACCGCAATTCAAAATTTCCTACCTG ATACGGAGAAGACAATAGATGGGAGGCTAACAGAAACAGGGATAAACTTCACACTATCAAGAGAGCTTCCACAGATAATAGAAGACAACGTGGAGAGTTTCTGCAAGAAGCTAATAGGAAAAGCAGGACTGGCTGATAAAGACTATAACCAGATGTTTTGGGCGGTTCATCCAGGTGGACCAGCTATCTTGAACCGTATGGAAAAGCGGCTTAACCTGTCGCCGGAGAAGCTGAGTCCAAGCAGAAGATCTCTTATGGACTATGGCAACGCAAGTAGCAATTCGATTGTTTATGTGTTGGAGTATATGTTGGAGGAGAGCAGGAAATCGAGGAGCATGAGTGGAAGTGAAAATGAGTGGGGTCTGATTCTGGCTTTTGGACCTGGTGTTACATTTGAAGGCATCGTTGCTCGAAACCTTGATGTTTGA
- the LOC106305536 gene encoding uncharacterized protein LOC106305536: protein MANMGGADSRIPIHPLSSSSLCLLLPLEDKHNPKRKLEDYLDPALLRTISSRIGLKETKEKKKDVVVSSIQKTEFDWPVDRLDPLINNPNRDSGREYGGLRFYSPITPSLSKRRRSDFPM, encoded by the exons ATGGCGAATATGGGCGGAGCTGATTCTCGAATTCCGATTCATCCTCTGTCTTCTTCGTCTCTCTGTCTCCTTCTACCTCT AGAAGACAAGCATAATCCGAAGAGAAAGCTTGAGGACTACTTGGATCCAGCTCTTCTTCGTACGATCTCGTCTAGGATCGGTCTAAAGGAGACGAAGGAGAAGAAAAAGGATGTCGTCGTGAGTTCGATTCAGAAAACGGAATTCGATTGGCCTGTTGATCGATTGGATCCTTTAATCAACAATCCGAATCGAGACTCCGGGAGAGAGTACGGCGGATTACGGTTCTATTCTCCGATCACCCCGTCGTTGAGCAAACGCCGTCGAAGCGATTTCCCGATGTAG
- the LOC106305282 gene encoding actin-depolymerizing factor 9-like has protein sequence MALKTASMNGMWMTEECKRSFMEMKWKKVHRYIVFKIEEKSKKVTIDKVGAAGETYHDLVASLPEDDCRYAVFDFDYVTVDNCRMSKLFFITWSPEASRIREKMMYATSKSGLRRVLEGIHYELQATDPTEMGFDKIQDRTK, from the exons ATGGCATTGAAGACA GCGTCGATGAACGGTATGTGGATGACGGAGGAGTGCAAGAGATCGTTCATGGAGATGAAATGGAAGAAAGTGCACAGATACATCGTTTTCAAGATCGAGGAGAAATCCAAGAAAGTCACCATTGACAAGGTTGGTGCTGCCGGCGAGACCTATCATGATCTCGTCGCTTCCTTGCCGGAGGATGACTGTCGCTACGCCGTGTTTGATTTCGATTACGTGACCGTTGATAACTGCCGCATGAGCAAGCTCTTCTTCATCACCTG GTCCCCGGAGGCGTCGAGAATAAGAGAGAAGATGATGTATGCAACGTCGAAGAGTGGGCTGAGAAGAGTGTTGGAAGGCATTCACTATGAGCTTCAAGCCACCGACCCAACCGAGATGGGATTTGACAAAATCCAGGACCGGACCAAATAA
- the LOC106306045 gene encoding subtilisin-like protease SBT1.6 yields MASSVLALLFFFISSPLISSAADASQAAKTFIFRVDGGSMPSIFPTHYHWYSSEFAQESSILHVYHTVFHGFSAVVTPDEADNLRNHPAVLAVFEDRRRELHTTRSPQFLGLENQKGLWSDSDYGSDVIIGVLDTGIWPERRSFSDLNLGPVPKRWRGVCQSGARFGPKNCNRKIVGARFFAKGQQAAVIGGINKTVEFLSPRDADGHGTHTASTAAGRHAFKASMSGYASGIAKGIAPKARIAAYKVCWKDSGCLDSDILAAFDAAVVDGVDVISISIGGGDGITSPYYLDPIAIGSYGAASKGIFVSSSAGNEGPNGMSVTNLAPWVTTVGAGTIDRNFPADAILGDGHRLGGVSLYAGVPLKGRMFPVIYPGNAGMSSASLCMENSLDPKHVRGKIVICDRGSSPRVAKGLVVKKAGGVGMILANGASNGEGLVGDAHLIPACAVGSNEGDRIKAYASSHPNPVASIDFRGTITGIKPAPVIASFSGRGPNGLNPEILKPDLIAPGVNILAAWTDAVGPTGLASDPRKTEFNILSGTSMACPHVSGAAALLKSAHPNWSPAAIRSAMMTTTNLVDNSNRSLIDESTGKSGTPYDFGSGHLNLGRAMDPGLVYDITNDDYITFLCSIGYGPKTIQVITRTPVRCPTKRKPSPGNLNYPSITAMFPTSRRGTLSKTVIRTATNVGQPEAVYRARIESPRGVTITVKPPRLVFSSAVKRRSYAVTVTVDTRNVVLGETGAAFGSVTWFDGGKHVVRSPVVVTQLDVL; encoded by the coding sequence ATGGCTTCCTCTGTTCTCGCTCTCCTCTTCTTCTTTATCTCATCTCCGCTCATTTCCTCCGCCGCCGACGCCTCTCAGGCCGCGAAGACTTTCATTTTCCGCGTCGATGGTGGATCTATGCCGTCAATTTTCCCGACGCACTACCACTGGTACAGCTCCGAGTTCGCCCAAGAATCCAGCATCCTCCACGTGTACCACACCGTCTTCCACGGCTTCTCCGCGGTGGTAACTCCCGACGAAGCCGATAACCTCCGCAATCACCCGGCGGTTCTCGCTGTTTTCGAGGACCGCCGTCGTGAGCTTCACACCACGCGCTCTCCTCAGTTCCTCGGTCTAGAGAATCAAAAAGGACTCTGGTCCGACTCCGACTACGGCTCAGACGTAATCATCGGCGTTTTAGACACCGGAATATGGCCGGAGCGGAGGAGCTTCTCAGATCTCAACCTCGGCCCCGTCCCCAAGCGGTGGAGAGGCGTTTGCCAGTCTGGAGCCAGGTTTGGCCCGAAGAACTGTAACCGCAAAATCGTCGGAGCGAGATTCTTCGCCAAGGGACAGCAAGCAGCAGTGATTGGAGGAATCAACAAAACGGTTGAGTTTCTTTCTCCACGTGACGCAGACGGTCACGGGACCCACACCGCCTCAACCGCCGCTGGGCGTCACGCCTTCAAAGCCAGCATGTCCGGATACGCCTCTGGGATCGCTAAAGGCATCGCTCCCAAAGCTCGCATCGCCGCGTACAAAGTCTGCTGGAAAGATTCCGGATGCCTTGACTCCGATATCCTCGCGGCTTTCGACGCCGCGGTTGTCGACGGCGTCGACGTCATTTCGATATCGATCGGCGGCGGAGACGGGATAACCTCGCCGTATTATCTCGACCCCATCGCGATTGGCTCCTACGGCGCCGCGTCGAAAGGGATATTCGTCTCTTCCTCCGCCGGAAACGAAGGGCCTAACGGCATGTCGGTTACGAACCTCGCGCCGTGGGTAACCACCGTCGGGGCGGGAACGATCGATCGGAATTTCCCAGCGGATGCGATTCTCGGCGACGGGCACCGTCTCGGAGGCGTGTCTCTTTACGCCGGAGTTCCTCTCAAAGGCAGGATGTTCCCGGTGATTTATCCCGGGAACGCCGGGATGTCTTCGGCGTCTCTGTGCATGGAGAATTCGCTCGATCCGAAGCATGTGAGGGGTAAAATCGTAATTTGTGATAGAGGAAGCAGTCCTCGTGTGGCGAAAGGACTAGTGGTGAAGAAAGCAGGCGGCGTCGGGATGATTCTCGCTAACGGCGCATCTAACGGTGAAGGTTTGGTCGGTGATGCTCATCTTATCCCCGCGTGCGCCGTTGGATCAAACGAAGGAGATCGAATCAAAGCCTACGCTTCTTCCCATCCGAATCCGGTTGCTTCGATCGATTTCAGAGGGACGATAACCGGAATCAAACCGGCTCCGGTTATTGCTTCTTTCTCAGGGAGAGGACCAAACGGGTTAAACCCGGAGATTTTAAAACCGGATTTGATCGCTCCGGGAGTTAACATCCTCGCCGCTTGGACAGACGCTGTGGGGCCTACCGGTTTGGCGTCTGATCCTCGCAAAACGGAGTTCAACATCCTCTCCGGTACATCGATGGCGTGTCCTCACGTCAGTGGAGCGGCGGCGCTGCTTAAATCCGCCCATCCTAACTGGAGCCCCGCCGCGATAAGATCCGCGATGATGACGACGACTAATCTCGTCGATAACTCTAACCGCTCGTTGATTGATGAATCCACCGGGAAGTCGGGTACGCCTTATGATTTCGGGTCGGGTCATCTCAATTTGGGCCGGGCTATGGATCCTGGTCTGGTCTACGATATAACCAACGATGATTACATTACCTTTCTCTGCTCAATCGGTTACGGGCCAAAGACGATTCAAGTGATCACGAGAACGCCGGTGAGATGTCCGACGAAGAGAAAACCGTCGCCTGGGAATCTGAATTACCCGTCGATCACGGCGATGTTTCCCACTTCGAGAAGAGGGACGTTGAGCAAGACTGTTATAAGGACGGCGACGAATGTGGGGCAGCCCGAGGCGGTTTACCGGGCGAGGATAGAGTCGCCGAGAGGAGTGACGATAACGGTGAAGCCGCCGAGGCTAGTGTTTAGTTCGGCCGTTAAGAGACGGAGCTATGCGGTAACGGTGACGGTGGATACGAGGAACGTGGTGTTGGGAGAAACGGGTGCTGCGTTCGGGTCTGTCACGTGGTTTGATGGTGGGAAACACGTGGTTCGGAGCCCCGTTGTGGTGACCCAATTAGACGTGTTGTAA
- the LOC106306188 gene encoding transcription factor MYB32 → MGRSPCCEKDHTNKGAWTKEEDQKLISYIKSHGEGCWRSLPASAGLLRCGKSCRLRWINYLRPDLKRGNFTLEEDDLIIKLHSLLGNKWSLIATRLPGRTDNEIKNYWNTHMKRKLLRGGIDPATHRPIKARRDASEARETEDSLVKVISFGPQLEKEESSREEGRFKKSLTCKTKSLDLNLELRISPPWQDQHRRDERKLLFRKEKYLCSACRFGLGNGKECSCENVRCHIDDSSSSSYSSSDISSSVVGFDFLGLNTSSVLDYTSLEMN, encoded by the exons ATGGGGAGGTCTCCATGCTGCGAGAAAGACCACACGAACAAAGGAGCTTGGACCAAGGAAGAAGACCAGAAGCTCATCTCTTACATCAAATCTCACGGCGAAGGTTGCTGGCGTTCTCTCCCTGCATCCGCCGGCCTTCTCCGCTGCGGCAAAAGCTGCCGTCTCCGTTGGATTAACTACCTCCGTCCTGATCTCAAGAGAGGTAACTTCACCCTCGAAGAAGACGATCTCATCATCAAGCTACATAGCCTCCTCGGCAACAA GTGGTCTCTTATTGCGACGAGGTTACCGGGAAGAACAGATAACGAGATTAAGAACTACTGGAATACACATATGAAGAGGAAGCTTTTGAGAGGAGGGATTGATCCCGCTACTCATCGGCCGATCAAAGCTCGTCGGGATGCGTCTGAAGCTAGAGAAACAGAGGACTCGCTTGTAAAGGTTATCTCTTTCGGTCCTCAGCTGGAGAAAGAGGAAAGTTCTAGGGAGGAGGGAAGGTTTAAAAAGAGTCTGACTTGCAAAACGAAGAGCTTGGATTTGAATCTTGAGCTAAGAATCAGCCCGCCGTGGCAAGACCAACACCGACGTGATGAGAGGAAACTCTTGTTTAGGAAAGAGAAGTATCTCTGCAGTGCGTGTCGTTTTGGGTTGGGAAACGGTAAGGAGTGTAGCTGTGAGAATGTGAGATGTCATATAGATGACTCTAGTAGTAGCAGCTACTCTTCAAGCGACATAAGTAGTAGTGTTGTTGGTTTTGACTTCTTGGGTTTAAACACTAGTAGTGTCTTGGATTATACTAGTTTGGAAATGAACTGA
- the LOC106306187 gene encoding L-ascorbate peroxidase 3, peroxisomal has product MAAPIVNAEYMKEINKARRDLRSIISSKNCAPIMLRLAWHDAGTYDAQSKTGGPNGSIRNEEEYTHGANSGLKIALELCEGVKAKHPKITYADLYQLAGVVAVEVTGGPDISFQPGRKDSNVCPREGRLPDAKKDFQHLRDVFYRMGLSDKDIVALSGGHTLGRAHPERSGFDGPWTQEPLKFDNSYFVELLKGESEGLLKLPSDKTLLEDPEFRRYVELYAKDEDAFFRDYAESHKKLSELGFNPNASAAKACSDSTVLAQGAFGVAIAAAVVALSYFYEIRKKMK; this is encoded by the exons ATGGCGGCACCGATTGTTAACGCTGAGTACATGAAAGAGATCAACAAGGCTCGCCGTGATCTCCGGTCCATCATCTCGAGCAAGAACTGTGCTCCGATCATGCTTAGATTGGC ATGGCACGATGCTGGAACCTATGATGCGCAGTCGAAGACAGGGGGACCTAATGGGTCTATAAGGAACGAGGAGGAGTACACTCATGGTGCTAATAGTGGTTTAAAGATCGCTCTTGAACTCTGTG AGGGAGTGAAAGCTAAACATCCTAAAATCACATATGCAGATCTATACCAG CTTGCTGGTGTGGTAGCAGTGGAGGTTACTGGTGGACCTGACATCAGTTTCCAACCTGGGAGAAAA GATTCAAATGTCTGTCCTAGGGAAGGAAGACTTCCTGATGCTAAAAAAG ATTTCCAACATCTTAGAGATGTCTTCTACCGCATGGGGTTATCTGATAAGGATATTGTAGCACTCTCAGGGGGTCATACTCTG GGAAGAGCTCATCCAGAGAGGTCTGGCTTCGATGGACCTTGGACTCAAGAGCCTCTGAAGTTTGATAACTCCTACTTCGT GGAACTGCTAAAAGGAGAATCCGAGGGCTTGTTGAAGCTTCCATCTGACAAGACTCTATTGGAAGATCCAGAGTTTCGTCGTTATGTTGAGCTTTATGCTAAG GATGAAGATGCATTCTTCAGAGACTACGCAGAATCTCACAAGAAACTCTCTGAGCTCGGTTTCAACCCCAACGCCTCCGCGGCCAAAGCTTGTTCAGACAGCACTGTTCTGGCTCAGGGAGCATTCGGGGTTGCTATTGCGGCTGCGGTCGTTGCCTTGAGTTACTTTTACGAGATCCGGAAGAAGATGAAGTAA
- the LOC106306186 gene encoding beta-galactosidase 11, with protein sequence MRKPSLDRWVLAAFLVVLLSSSCAFASKKEVKKKTNNKEVTYDGTSLIIDGKRELLYSGSIHYPRSTPEMWPSIIERAKQGGLNTIQTYVFWNVHELEQGKFNFSGRTDLVKFIKLIEKNGMYVTLRLGPFIQAEWTHGGLPYWLREVPGIFFRTDNKEFKEHTERYVRTVLDKMKEEKLFASQGGPIILGQIENEYSAVQRAYKQDGINYIKWASKLVDSMKLGIPWVMCKHNDAPDPMINACNGRHCGDTFPGPNKENKPSLWTENWTTQFRVFGDSPVKRSVEDIAFSVARFFSKNGTHVNYYMYHGGTNFGRNGAHYVTTRYYDDAPLDEYGLEREPKYGHLKHLHNALNLCKKPLLWGQPRTEKPGKDTEIRYYEEPGTKSCAAFLANNNTEAAETIKFRGKEYVIAPRSISILPDCKTVVYNTAQIVSHHTSRNFMKSKKANKKFDFNVFTEPLPNKLKGDSYIPVELYGLTKDKTDYGWYTTSFKINKNQLPKKKGAKTTVRIASLGHALHAWFNGEYLGNGHGSHDEKSFVFQEPVTLKEGENHLVMLGVLTGFPDSGAFLEHRYTGPRSVSILGLSSGVLDLTESSKWGNKVGMEGERLGIHTEEGLKKVKWQKFTGKAPGLTWYQTYFDAPESESAAAVRMSGMGKGLIWVNGEGVGRYWMSFLNPLGQSTQIEYHIPRSFLKPKKNLLVIFEEEPNVKPEIIDFVIVNRDTVCSYVGEDYTPSVRHWTRKQDQVQAITDNVSLTATLKCSGNKKISEVEFASFGNPIGTCGNFTLGTCNAPVSKQVIEKHCLGKGECVIPVNKSTFQQDKKDSCKNVVKTLAVQVKCARDKKN encoded by the exons ATGAGAAAACCTTCTCTTGATCGATGGGTCTTAGCGGCCTTTCTTGTGGTTCTCCTCTCGTCTTCTTGCGCATTCGCCTCAAAAAAGGAGGTGAAAAAGAAGACGAATAATAAGGAGGTGACTTATGATGGAACATCTCTGATCATCGATGGCAAAAGAGAGCTTCTTTATTCCGGCTCTATCCATTATCCTCGAAGCACTCCTGAA ATGTGGCCAAGTATCATCGAGAGAGCCAAACAAGGTGGTCTGAACACGATTCAAACATATGTTTTCTGGAATGTACATGAGCTTGAACAAGGGAAG TTCAACTTTTCGGGACGAACTGACTTGGTGAAGTTCATAAAATTGATTGAGAAGAATGGCATGTATGTGACATTGAGGCTTGGACCATTCATCCAAGCTGAATGGACTCATGG AGGGCTTCCTTATTGGCTTAGAGAAGTTCCTGGAATTTTCTTCCGTACAGACAATAAAGAATTCAAG GAACATACAGAGAGGTATGTACGGACGGTACTCGACAAAATGAAGGAGGAAAAATTGTTTGCTTCACAAGGAGGCCCCATTATATTAGGACAG ATAGAGAACGAGTATAGCGCGGTTCAACGCGCATATAAACAAGACGGAATTAACTACATTAAATGGGCATCTAAGTTGGTCGACTCTATGAAACTTGGGATCCCATGGGTTATGTGCAAGCATAACGATGCTCCTGATCCTATG ATCAATGCTTGCAATGGAAGGCATTGTGGTGATACTTTCCCTGGTCCAAACAAAGAAAACAAACCGTCTTTATGGACCGAGAACTGGACTACTCA GTTCCGTGTGTTTGGTGATTCGCCAGTTAAAAGATCAGTAGAAGATATTGCTTTCTCAGTTGCTCGATTCTTCTCCAAGAATGGAACTCATGTGAACTACTACATG TATCATGGAGGAACCAACTTCGGAAGAAACGGTGCACATTATGTAACCACTCGATACTACGATGATGCACCTCTTGATGAATATGGTTTAGAAAGAGAGCCTAAGTATGGTCATCTTAAACATCTTCACAACGCTCTTAACCTTTGCAAGAAACCACTTCTTTGGGGTCAGCCTAGGACCGAGAAGCCTGGAAAAGATACCGAG ATTAGATACTACGAAGAGCCTGGAACGAAATCTTGTGCAGCTTTCTTGGCTAACAACAACACCGAAGCTGCAGAAACCATTAAATTCAGGGGGAAAGAATACGTGATAGCGCCACGTTCCATTAGTATTCTTCCAGATTGTAAAACTGTTGTTTACAACACTGCACAG ATTGTTTCTCACCACACTTCAAGGAACTTTATGAAGTCAAAGAAGGCGAACAAGAAGTTTGATTTCAACGTGTTCACTGAGCCATTGCCTAATAAGCTAAAGGGTGACTCTTACATACCCGTTGAGCTTTACGGTTTGACTAAAGACAAGACAGACTATGGATGGTACACAACAAG CTTCAAGATCAATAAGAATCAATTACCTAAGAAGAAAGGAGCTAAAACTACTGTGAGGATTGCTAGTCTTGGACACGCATTGCACGCTTGGTTTAACGGAGAATACCTTG GAAATGGACATGGAAGCCATGACGAGAAGAGTTTTGTTTTCCAAGAACCGGTTACACTAAAAGAAGGAGAGAATCACCTTGTTATGCTTGGTGTTCTCACTGGATTTCCA GATAGTGGAGCTTTCTTGGAGCATAGATACACTGGTCCTCGTAGTGTTTCCATCTTAGGATTGAGTTCTGGAGTACTTGATCTCACTGAAAGCAGCAAATGGGGAAACAAG GTCGGTATGGAAGGCGAGAGACTCGGAATCCACACCGAGGAAGGTTTGAAGAAGGTCAAGTGGCAGAAGTTCACTGGAAAAGCACCAGGACTTACATGGTACCAG ACCTACTTCGATGCACCAGAGAGTGAAAGCGCAGCAGCGGTTCGCATGAGTGGAATGGGAAAGGGATTGATTTGGGTGAACGGAGAAGGCGTGGGAAGATATTGGATGTCTTTCTTGAATCCATTAGGTCAATCCACGCAAATAGAGTATCACATCCCTAGATCTTTCTTGAAGCCCAAGAAAAACCTTCTTGTTATATTCGAGGAAGAGCCTAACGTGAAGCCCGAGATTATAGACTTTGTCATCGTCAACAGAGACACTGTTTGTTCTTACGTCGGAGAAGACTACACTCCAAGTGTTAGACACTGGACAAGGAAGCAAGACCAGGTCCAAGCCATCACCGATAACGTGAGTCTCACAGCTACTCTTAAATGCTCAGGCAACAAAAAGATCTCAGAAGTTGAGTTCGCTAGCTTCGGAAACCCTATTGGTACTTGTGGAAACTTCACACTTGGTACTTGTAATGCCCCCGTTTCAAAGCAAGTCATTGAGAAG CATTGTTTGGGGAAAGGAGAGTGTGTGATTCCGGTGAACAAAAGCACATTCCAACAAGACAAGAAAGATTCATGCAAGAACGTTGTCAAGACGCTTGCCGTGCAAGTCAAGTGTGCTCGTGACAAGAAGAACTGA
- the LOC106302097 gene encoding putative F-box/kelch-repeat protein At3g24610, which produces MIGGPRRDWCMIGNLMYSINKHGRIFWCEPEELDWREPEGGIMDWWNEVKGLEALTGNLSRSRLVHFGVQIVNWYHKFKHQFSEDKDLAALLPGARLCTSAGNMLLFWDEMVPGNIQKIWCAEISLETRRQGEIWGNVEWSRAVMTVDDDDPFARPGRCKVLHSVSVTR; this is translated from the coding sequence ATGATAGGAGGGCCTAGAAGGGATTGGTGTATGATTGGTAATCTTATGTATTCTATTAATAAACATGGGAGAATATTTTGGTGTGAGCCAGAGGAGTTGGACTGGCGCGAACCAGAGGGTGGTATTATGGATTGGTGGAATGAGGTCAAGGGTTTGGAGGCTCTCACTGGGAATCTCTCTCGTTCTAGGCTCGTTCACTTTGGTGTCCAGATTGTGAATTGGTACCACAAATTTAAGCATCAGTTTTCTGAAGACAAAGACTTGGCAGCTTTGCTTCCTGGGGCCAGGCTTTGCACTTCTGCTGGCAACATGTTGCTCTTCTGGGACGAGATGGTGCCAGGCAATATTCAGAAGATTTGGTGCGCTGAGATTTCTTTGGAGACACGACGACAAGGCGAGATTTGGGGCAACGTTGAGTGGTCTCGTGCGGTCATGACCGTTGATGATGATGATCCTTTCGCTCGTCCTGGTCGCTGTAAGGTTTTGCATTCTGTTTCCGTCACCCGTTGA
- the LOC106303871 gene encoding probable BOI-related E3 ubiquitin-protein ligase 2: MAIQAQLSYNAPFIGTGGSELSLINNDGGIGINQSYMNNQQALFHTQQNRSQSFFDVHMEKQRREIDQFIRIQSERLRYALQEQRRQVTETILRKMEAKALVLMAQKEEEMSRALSKNMELENLLRKMETENRTWQRVARENEAMVATLNSTLEKVRERAVVNDATTAEDEGSFCGGDDGDGGGCCLNCGSYGETRVLFLPCRHLCCCTRCEAGLVLCPICNTPKKHRIEAFVF; the protein is encoded by the exons ATGGCAATACAAGCGCAGCTGAGTTACAACGCTCCGTTTATCGGAACTGGTGGCTCCGAGCTTTCTTTGATCAACAACGATGGTGGTATCGGAATCAATCAGTCGTATATGAACAACCAGCAAGCTCTGTTTCATACCCAACAGAACCGTTCTCAGAGCTTTTTCGACGTTCACATGGAGAAACAGAGGCGAGAGATCGATCAGTTCATCAGAATACAG AGCGAGAGGCTGAGATACGCGTTGCAAGAACAGAGGAGGCAAGTGACAGAGACGATCCTGAGGAAAATGGAGGCGAAAGCTTTGGTTTTGATGGCGCAGAAGGAAGAAGAGATGTCGAGAGCGTTGAGCAAGAACATGGAGCTCGAGAATCTGCTGAGGAAGATGGAGACGGAGAACCGAACGTGGCAGAGAGTGGCTCGCGAGAACGAGGCGATGGTCGCAACGCTCAACTCGACGCTTGAAAAGGTTCGAGAGAGAGCCGTTGTCAACGATGCTACAACGGCGGAGGATGAAGGGTCGTTCTGCGGAGGAGACGACGGAGATGGTGGTGGTTGTTGCTTGAACTGTGGGTCGTATGGTGAGACGAGAGTGCTGTTTCTGCCGTGTAGGCATCTCTGTTGCTGCACGCGTTGCGAGGCTGGTCTAGTTCTCTGTCCGATCTGTAATACACCCAAGAAGCATAGAATCGAGGCCTTTGTTTTCTAG